A single region of the Pseudomonas sp. B21-023 genome encodes:
- a CDS encoding alginate export family protein produces the protein MKAHPPLLGALLALAPLTVLAAEEVTGPEADSSAPIRVATVDGSEPVITSEFFNKLTLQTGYGPQDSQVGRDRESFYSLRYEPSFAWYSPEKRWARWMVYGRLWLNYDSSQSSNLANESTNNNAREQPEGWYAELRELYVKRNLIGDDPRFSLSFGRQRFADDYGIWWDDSLESVRFDYQDTFSDAFVALGQKFHNYNTDVNSLAASEERTLYLMGQYAYRWSPNNQVGVRLMQENDRSDHDVDDRYDFKGWRYGLFFKGDNLPLATDYHLELAALDGKMDNTAGNGVTRTGHTSKGWAALGEVGKRFETLPWTPRLALRGGLTDKPDDDNDGFRLNPIQSDRITRQGSYSTRLTSAFVALDLRNLSYYGFALETRPTARSALDLRVTQLNLRDESGALPIRMAADARARRQSELNAGLHGKGDNVGQMIDLNYYWKMFPVALDGKHLDVNTLVSASYLNAGSALDSGDDYQLSVGVVISY, from the coding sequence GTGAAAGCGCACCCACCCCTGCTCGGCGCCCTGCTCGCCCTGGCGCCGCTGACGGTGCTGGCAGCCGAGGAAGTCACCGGCCCCGAGGCCGACAGCAGCGCGCCGATACGCGTCGCGACCGTTGACGGCAGCGAGCCGGTGATCACTTCAGAGTTCTTCAACAAGCTCACCCTGCAGACCGGCTACGGGCCGCAGGACTCCCAGGTCGGCCGCGACCGCGAGAGTTTCTACAGCCTGCGCTACGAGCCGTCGTTCGCCTGGTACTCGCCGGAAAAGCGCTGGGCCAGGTGGATGGTCTATGGCCGCTTGTGGCTGAACTACGACTCCAGCCAGTCGAGCAACCTGGCCAACGAGTCGACCAACAACAATGCCCGCGAACAACCCGAGGGCTGGTACGCCGAACTGCGCGAGCTGTACGTCAAGCGCAACCTCATCGGCGACGACCCGCGCTTCTCGCTGTCGTTCGGCCGCCAACGTTTCGCCGACGACTACGGCATCTGGTGGGACGACAGCCTGGAGTCGGTGCGCTTCGACTATCAGGACACCTTCTCCGACGCATTCGTCGCACTCGGGCAGAAATTCCACAACTACAACACCGACGTCAATTCGCTGGCCGCGAGCGAAGAGCGCACGCTGTATCTGATGGGCCAGTACGCCTATCGCTGGAGCCCGAACAACCAGGTCGGGGTGCGCCTGATGCAGGAGAACGACCGCAGCGACCACGACGTCGACGATCGCTACGACTTCAAGGGCTGGCGCTACGGACTGTTCTTCAAGGGCGACAACCTGCCCCTGGCCACCGACTACCACCTGGAACTGGCGGCCCTGGACGGCAAGATGGACAACACCGCCGGCAACGGCGTCACCCGCACCGGCCACACCAGCAAAGGCTGGGCGGCGCTGGGCGAGGTCGGCAAGCGCTTCGAGACGCTGCCCTGGACCCCGCGCCTGGCGTTGCGCGGCGGCCTGACCGACAAGCCGGACGACGACAACGACGGCTTCCGCCTCAACCCGATCCAGTCCGACCGCATCACCCGCCAGGGCTCGTACAGCACGCGCCTGACCAGTGCGTTCGTCGCCCTCGACCTGCGCAACCTGAGCTACTACGGCTTCGCCCTGGAAACCCGCCCCACCGCGCGCAGCGCCCTGGACCTGCGGGTGACCCAGCTCAACCTGCGCGACGAGAGCGGCGCGCTGCCGATCCGCATGGCCGCCGATGCCCGCGCCCGACGCCAGAGCGAACTGAACGCCGGGCTGCACGGCAAGGGCGACAACGTCGGCCAGATGATCGACCTCAACTACTACTGGAAGATGTTCCCGGTAGCCCTCGACGGCAAGCACCTGGACGTCAACACCCTGGTCAGCGCCAGCTACCTCAACGCAGGCAGCGCGCTGGACAGCGGTGACGACTACCAGCTGAGTGTCGGCGTGGTGATCAGCTACTAA
- a CDS encoding tetratricopeptide repeat protein, whose amino-acid sequence MNAKNAPRLLLAGFGLVWAGSGWAGQSLEQIRYALYKDPGADVTSDLRALAERGDLASKQLLGDVLANSDSANRQDIVSLYQEAFADGHGQIPALASLARLLDRTPRLQRSHEGWVRQALARYPNDRDPRSTSTSLEVFLVYPQLFPGERAAELLALYEQSCLLNCRPELYHAVVAERRGDRAAAERWYQQAARIDPRGIERYYRFLGERQDPAFLAFARSLEPEMASLPVEVVQRIGALLDSIHGITRAELDAEREQRQGRAMGAKVEPTAEQLARDKADDQLRANGIAEAQRWLDNAVARGYLPALVAKANFMISNPTEHNAEQAQALITQVRAKDPTRAKALDAQFYMVNNWLTLDPYKAHVLINELIAAHYPDARLLLGDLYSKGGLDQPDQERALAIWRQQAEQGSTAAWYRMATVHLRGRAICHDPVKAYTYARIALDLGETRARGLIKRLDKTLPKDDIERALAVRNDLLKEPTL is encoded by the coding sequence ATGAACGCCAAGAACGCCCCGCGCCTGCTGCTGGCCGGCTTCGGCCTGGTCTGGGCCGGCAGCGGCTGGGCCGGGCAGAGCCTGGAGCAGATCCGCTACGCGCTGTACAAGGACCCGGGCGCCGACGTCACGAGCGACCTGCGCGCCCTCGCCGAGCGTGGCGACCTGGCCTCCAAGCAGTTGCTCGGCGATGTGCTGGCCAACAGCGACAGTGCCAACCGCCAGGACATCGTGAGCCTGTACCAGGAGGCCTTCGCCGACGGTCACGGCCAGATCCCGGCGCTGGCCTCGCTGGCGCGCCTGCTCGACCGCACGCCGCGCCTGCAACGCAGTCACGAAGGATGGGTACGCCAGGCCCTGGCCCGCTACCCCAATGACCGTGACCCACGCAGCACCAGCACCAGCCTGGAGGTGTTCCTGGTCTATCCGCAGCTGTTCCCCGGCGAGCGCGCCGCCGAACTGCTGGCGCTGTACGAACAGAGCTGCCTGCTCAACTGCCGCCCGGAGCTGTACCACGCCGTGGTCGCCGAGCGCCGGGGCGACCGCGCCGCGGCCGAGCGCTGGTACCAGCAGGCGGCACGCATTGACCCGCGCGGCATCGAGCGCTACTACCGCTTCCTCGGCGAGCGCCAGGACCCGGCCTTCCTCGCCTTCGCCCGCAGCCTGGAGCCAGAGATGGCCAGCCTGCCGGTGGAGGTGGTGCAGCGCATCGGCGCGCTGCTGGACAGTATCCATGGCATCACCCGCGCCGAACTGGACGCCGAACGCGAACAGCGCCAGGGCCGCGCCATGGGCGCCAAGGTCGAGCCGACGGCCGAGCAACTGGCCCGCGACAAGGCCGACGACCAGCTGCGCGCCAACGGCATCGCCGAGGCCCAGCGCTGGCTGGACAACGCCGTCGCCCGTGGCTACCTGCCGGCGCTGGTGGCCAAGGCCAACTTCATGATCTCCAACCCCACCGAGCACAACGCCGAGCAGGCCCAGGCGCTGATCACCCAGGTAAGGGCCAAGGACCCGACCCGCGCCAAGGCATTGGATGCCCAGTTCTACATGGTCAATAACTGGCTGACCCTGGACCCGTACAAGGCCCATGTACTGATCAACGAGCTGATCGCCGCCCACTACCCGGACGCCCGCCTGCTCCTGGGTGACCTTTACAGCAAGGGCGGCCTCGACCAGCCCGACCAGGAGCGCGCCCTGGCCATCTGGCGGCAACAGGCAGAGCAGGGTTCGACCGCCGCCTGGTACCGCATGGCCACCGTGCACCTGCGCGGCCGTGCGATCTGCCACGACCCGGTCAAGGCCTACACCTACGCCCGCATCGCCCTCGACCTCGGCGAGACCCGCGCCCGTGGCCTGATCAAGCGGCTGGACAAGACCTTGCCCAAGGATGACATCGAGCGCGCCCTGGCCGTGCGCAACGATCTGTTGAAGGAGCCCACCCTGTGA
- a CDS encoding PilZ domain-containing protein, whose product MSTSNTPAAPANIVHEAIDERQYVRTRMNARVRLRGAVGEPFEADLADISLGGIGLLHEAPLTIGALYDASIQLRLNQVDLAIEGKVRIVSQRGKEVGAQFVDLDAQKRDILRYLISAYLSGEIADINGLFNVMQRENYIKARKHQQARARTPGERLKAIAGTALYTAAGLAALGFVGYKGYLLFFRIPALQATVASNAQVISMPDNGYVKYLLPAGASEVQAGQPLANISTQLATSFTSPADMKALADLAPGDLQALLGRASVETVINSPCDCQVWYPSQPLDGYGYKAAPMMHLLPKGEAMFVRANVPFDKLADVSRVRSVDMQVFGLDQHFSGKVVDARSDELNHNLALTIQPDSPLPAAAYQKAVAVDLYLGLPFGSAN is encoded by the coding sequence ATGAGTACTTCCAATACCCCCGCGGCCCCGGCCAACATTGTCCACGAAGCCATCGACGAGCGTCAGTACGTGCGCACCCGCATGAACGCCCGTGTACGCCTGCGCGGCGCCGTGGGCGAGCCATTCGAAGCGGACCTTGCCGACATCTCGCTCGGCGGCATCGGCCTGCTGCACGAAGCGCCGTTGACCATCGGCGCGCTGTACGACGCGTCGATCCAGCTGCGTCTGAACCAGGTCGACCTGGCGATCGAAGGCAAGGTGCGCATCGTCTCCCAGCGCGGCAAGGAGGTCGGCGCCCAGTTCGTCGACCTCGACGCACAAAAACGCGACATCCTGCGCTACCTGATCAGCGCCTACCTGTCGGGCGAGATTGCCGACATCAACGGCCTGTTCAACGTGATGCAGCGGGAAAACTACATCAAGGCGCGCAAGCACCAGCAAGCCCGCGCGCGCACGCCGGGCGAGCGCCTCAAGGCCATCGCCGGCACCGCGCTGTACACCGCCGCCGGCCTGGCCGCGCTGGGCTTCGTCGGCTACAAGGGCTACCTGCTGTTCTTCCGCATCCCGGCACTGCAGGCCACGGTGGCGAGCAACGCCCAGGTCATCAGCATGCCGGACAACGGCTACGTGAAGTACCTGCTGCCCGCCGGTGCGAGCGAAGTGCAGGCCGGCCAGCCACTGGCGAACATCTCCACCCAGCTGGCCACCAGCTTCACCAGCCCGGCGGACATGAAAGCCCTGGCCGACCTCGCCCCGGGCGACCTGCAGGCGTTGTTGGGCCGCGCCAGCGTCGAGACGGTGATCAACAGCCCGTGCGACTGCCAGGTCTGGTACCCATCGCAACCGCTGGATGGTTACGGCTACAAGGCCGCGCCGATGATGCACCTGCTGCCCAAGGGCGAGGCCATGTTCGTGCGCGCCAACGTGCCGTTCGACAAGCTCGCCGATGTCAGCCGCGTGCGCTCGGTGGACATGCAGGTGTTCGGCCTCGACCAGCACTTCAGCGGCAAGGTGGTGGACGCCCGCTCCGACGAGCTGAACCACAACCTGGCGCTGACCATCCAGCCGGACAGCCCGCTGCCGGCGGCGGCCTACCAGAAGGCCGTGGCGGTCGACCTGTACCTGGGCCTGCCGTTCGGCAGCGCCAACTGA